CATTTGTACCTTTAGGTACTAGAATATAATTTAGTTCATCACCATAAATGGAAGTATTTGCATATTCATAAATAGAAGTAGAAGTCAAACCTTTATCATTATATTTAGTTTCATTATTTCTCCCCATGAATCTATCTCTTTCACGACGACAAACAATAATATCCTTTTTAAGAGTTTTTCCATGCTTTGAGAAAATAGTATCAATAAGATTTAATGAGTCATCAAACAACAAAATATGATCCAATACTCCCTTATCTAGAAGTTTATCGTTGACATCCTCCCACCTTTTTATTGCATCTTCTTTTGACAATAATCCTCTTAGATAACCATTTATAGCAGCATCTCCATTATCAGTATATATTTTAAAAAAAGCATATTCTTCTTCACTTAATTCATCAATAGGTACACCAATTTCATGAAGAAAATCATCTCTACTCATTGGAGTATTACCTTGTAATTGATAATGCTTGCCCTCATAATCATATGCCCAATTATGAGATTCATCATTAATCAAATTAACAACAAAAGGTTTTTCTGGAGGTGTCCTATTTCGTTTCCACACACTTACATAAGTACATTTGCAATTAGGATGAATTGGAACATAATTCTTCTTATTAATCAAATCTTATACTATGGATAGGTTCTTCACCACGATTAGCAGTTTCCATACTATTAAGTCAATTTTAAACCTTCTGAAGATCCAGACAAAATATGTTAAACTATGTTTCCATACTATTAAGTCAATTTTAAACTAGTGTAATAACTACTTCCTTCTTTGCTAATAACACCGTTTCCATACTATTAAGTCAATTTTAAACTTACAAGTTTTAGCTTTCAAAATTGTGGATATTCAAAGTTTCCATACTATTAAGTCAATTTTAAACGATTATCTCTTGTTGAGAGTTTGGGTGATGATAATACGTTTCCATACTATTAAGTCAATTTTAAACACTTCTTTTTTCATCCATGCTTAAATTACTAATACTGTTTCCATACTATTAAGTCAATTTTAAACTTAGAGGAACTAGAATAAAAAAAACAAAAACATATTATGTTTCCATACTATTAAGTCAATTTTAAACTATTTCTGGTATTGCTGGTCTACATAGTCTAATTCATTGTTTCCATACTATTAAGTCAATTTTAAACCTTATTTAATAATTCTTCATTACTACATTCTACCTCAGTTTCCATACTTTTAAGTCAATTTTAAACCTGGTGGTAATGATTGTAAAGTTTTAAGTAATGAACGTTTCCATACTATTAAGTCAATTTTAAACTATATTGAAATGATTAAAGAAAGACACCCTTTTAAATAGTTTC
The DNA window shown above is from Methanobrevibacter olleyae and carries:
- a CDS encoding ADP-ribosyltransferase, with protein sequence MINKKNYVPIHPNCKCTYVSVWKRNRTPPEKPFVVNLINDESHNWAYDYEGKHYQLQGNTPMSRDDFLHEIGVPIDELSEEEYAFFKIYTDNGDAAINGYLRGLLSKEDAIKRWEDVNDKLLDKGVLDHILLFDDSLNLIDTIFSKHGKTLKKDIIVCRRERDRFMGRNNETKYNDKGLTSTSIYEYANTSIYGDELNYILVPKGTNVLYLEGITNVLEDYEVLFPPNINLKYVEDLSKNKKVWKL